The following proteins are encoded in a genomic region of Desulfosporosinus youngiae DSM 17734:
- a CDS encoding FAD-dependent oxidoreductase encodes MSPNKIGSVLIVGAGIAGIQAALDLAESGYLVHLVEESSAIGGTMPMLDKTFPTNDCSMCILSPKLVECGRHLNVRTYTNSQVVKTEGEAGNFKVTIKQKARYIDLEKCTGCGACAEACPVKVDDEFNQGLGKRKAAFKQYSQAFPNAYGIDEKNCLYQSRGKAKGKEICMKCVKACQAGAVDHHMEDKEFEVEVGSMILNPGFKIFDASSLDYYGYGKIKSVITSLEFERLLSASGPFDGHLVRPFDKKEPQKIAWIQCVGSRNAKIDKNYCSGVCCMYAIKEAVIAKEHSHIPVDTTIFYMDMRTPGKDFEKYYNNAKNQQGVNFIRSRVYEVVEATDDSGDAVIRYSTEDGQLKMDQFDLVVLSVGLEPGDSSKELAKLLDLKVNKYGFAELEPLTGVNTSKEGVYAAGAFSGPRDIPETVMQASAAAGAASALLAEERGTLVSEKEYPPEMDVAGDVIRTGVFICHCGVNIGSVVNVPSVVEYAKTLPTVAYATDKIYACSQDAQASIKALISEQKLNRIVVSSCSPRTHEPLFQETLKEAGLNAHLFDMANIRDQCSWVHMNEPEKATEKAKDLTKLAIVRASMQQQTQPIFMDMNHAALVIGGGVAGMTSALSLADQGYEVHLVEKTDVLGGVARRFSTGFRGEDMKAFVAGLIEKVSSHPKIKLHVGVGIKDVGGFLGNFTTTLENGEQIAHGVALLTIGGQEYKPNEYLYGQDERVMTQIEMDEALYNHDAKVENAKNFVFIQCVGSRSEENPYCSRTCCTKSVKLALKVKKKNPGANVFILYRDMRTYSYFEEDYEEARRIGIIFVRYSENAKPVVAKEGDALVVTINDHVLDRPIEIETDVLCLAAAIKAPEDGKKLSKWFKIPLNADGFFLEAHMKLRPVDFSTDGVFMAGIAHSPKNMEEVIAQAKAAAGRAGVALSKDQVESAGLNAFVNKRKCTACGTCEAVCSAKAVTVDHENRVAVVNDALCKGCGACASSCRCGAISLRGCTNEQIVEMLNSL; translated from the coding sequence ATGAGTCCAAATAAAATAGGTTCTGTTTTGATTGTAGGCGCAGGGATTGCGGGGATTCAAGCGGCACTGGATTTGGCAGAGTCGGGATACTTAGTTCATTTGGTAGAAGAATCGTCAGCAATTGGCGGAACTATGCCGATGTTGGACAAAACGTTCCCGACCAATGATTGCTCGATGTGTATTTTATCCCCTAAATTGGTTGAGTGTGGACGCCATCTTAACGTCAGAACCTACACCAACTCACAAGTTGTCAAAACCGAAGGAGAAGCCGGAAATTTCAAAGTCACCATTAAACAAAAGGCCCGTTATATTGATCTGGAAAAATGTACCGGCTGCGGAGCATGTGCTGAAGCTTGTCCGGTAAAAGTCGATGATGAATTCAATCAAGGCTTAGGAAAACGTAAAGCCGCGTTTAAACAATATTCACAAGCCTTCCCTAATGCCTATGGAATTGATGAAAAGAATTGTTTGTATCAGTCCCGGGGTAAAGCAAAAGGCAAAGAGATCTGCATGAAATGCGTTAAAGCATGTCAAGCCGGTGCGGTCGATCATCATATGGAAGACAAAGAATTCGAAGTTGAAGTAGGCTCCATGATCCTTAATCCCGGATTCAAAATTTTTGATGCCTCTTCCCTCGATTATTACGGTTACGGAAAAATTAAAAGTGTTATCACAAGTCTTGAGTTCGAGCGTCTGCTCAGTGCCTCAGGACCTTTCGACGGACATCTGGTAAGGCCTTTTGACAAAAAAGAACCGCAGAAAATCGCCTGGATTCAGTGCGTCGGCTCCAGAAACGCTAAAATTGACAAAAACTACTGTTCCGGTGTCTGCTGTATGTACGCCATCAAGGAAGCAGTTATTGCCAAAGAGCACAGTCACATTCCCGTCGATACAACCATTTTCTATATGGATATGAGAACTCCCGGTAAAGATTTCGAAAAATATTACAACAACGCCAAGAATCAGCAGGGAGTTAATTTCATTCGTTCCCGTGTCTATGAAGTTGTAGAAGCTACAGATGATTCCGGAGATGCGGTCATCAGATACTCCACAGAAGATGGTCAGCTTAAAATGGATCAATTTGATTTAGTTGTTCTGTCAGTGGGTCTTGAGCCGGGCGACAGTTCCAAAGAACTAGCCAAACTCTTAGACCTTAAAGTTAATAAATATGGATTCGCAGAGCTTGAGCCGCTAACCGGAGTAAACACCTCTAAAGAAGGGGTTTATGCAGCAGGAGCTTTCAGCGGTCCGAGAGATATTCCTGAAACCGTTATGCAGGCCAGTGCAGCCGCCGGTGCCGCCTCTGCCTTATTAGCGGAAGAGCGGGGAACCTTAGTCAGTGAAAAAGAATATCCGCCTGAAATGGATGTAGCCGGAGATGTTATCCGAACAGGTGTCTTTATTTGTCACTGCGGTGTCAATATCGGCAGTGTTGTTAATGTACCAAGTGTCGTCGAATACGCAAAAACCTTGCCCACGGTAGCCTATGCCACCGATAAAATCTATGCTTGTTCTCAAGATGCTCAGGCTTCCATCAAAGCCTTGATCAGTGAACAAAAACTTAACAGAATTGTGGTTTCTTCCTGTAGTCCGCGAACTCACGAGCCTTTATTCCAAGAAACATTGAAGGAAGCCGGTTTGAATGCGCACTTGTTCGACATGGCAAACATCCGTGACCAATGTTCTTGGGTTCATATGAACGAGCCTGAAAAAGCAACCGAAAAAGCGAAAGATCTCACAAAGTTAGCTATCGTGCGTGCTTCCATGCAGCAGCAAACCCAGCCGATTTTCATGGATATGAATCATGCCGCCCTGGTGATCGGAGGCGGAGTTGCAGGCATGACAAGTGCTCTGTCCCTTGCGGATCAAGGATATGAAGTTCATTTAGTGGAAAAAACCGATGTTTTAGGCGGCGTAGCCAGAAGATTCTCCACTGGTTTCAGAGGAGAAGATATGAAAGCCTTTGTTGCCGGGCTTATTGAAAAAGTAAGCAGCCATCCGAAGATTAAACTTCACGTTGGTGTGGGAATTAAAGATGTCGGCGGTTTCTTAGGCAACTTTACCACCACCTTGGAAAATGGTGAACAGATCGCCCACGGTGTTGCACTTCTGACCATCGGCGGTCAGGAATATAAACCGAACGAGTATCTCTATGGCCAAGACGAGCGTGTCATGACCCAAATTGAAATGGACGAAGCTCTTTACAATCATGATGCCAAAGTGGAAAATGCCAAGAATTTTGTCTTCATTCAATGTGTAGGTTCCCGCTCTGAGGAAAATCCCTATTGCAGCCGTACTTGCTGTACAAAATCAGTTAAGCTGGCACTTAAAGTCAAGAAGAAAAACCCGGGAGCTAATGTCTTTATCTTATATCGTGATATGAGAACTTATAGTTACTTTGAAGAGGACTATGAGGAAGCAAGACGCATCGGTATCATCTTCGTCCGCTATAGTGAGAATGCCAAACCGGTTGTTGCTAAAGAAGGGGATGCCCTTGTTGTAACAATTAATGATCATGTCTTAGACAGGCCCATTGAAATTGAAACAGATGTGCTTTGCTTAGCTGCTGCTATTAAAGCCCCTGAAGACGGCAAGAAACTCTCCAAGTGGTTCAAAATTCCGCTCAATGCCGACGGATTCTTCTTAGAGGCTCATATGAAGCTGCGTCCCGTTGACTTCAGTACGGATGGAGTGTTTATGGCCGGTATTGCCCACAGTCCGAAGAACATGGAAGAAGTCATTGCCCAGGCTAAAGCAGCGGCAGGACGTGCAGGGGTAGCCTTGTCTAAGGATCAAGTAGAATCAGCGGGTCTGAATGCCTTTGTCAATAAACGCAAATGTACCGCTTGCGGAACCTGTGAGGCTGTCTGTTCAGCTAAAGCAGTCACCGTTGATCATGAAAATCGCGTAGCAGTTGTTAATGATGCCTTATGTAAAGGCTGCGGAGCATGTGCTTCCAGTTGCCGCTGCGGCGCTATCAGTCTCAGAGGATGTACCAACGAGCAAATTGTCGAGATGTTAAACTCCCTATAG
- a CDS encoding 4Fe-4S dicluster domain-containing protein, producing MNNVISDIREKARQLLAEGKVDVVIGYEKGSLPLKATPCFVHSPEGADLLIWDETCENNLAGYVAQTPGKKAIIAKGCDSRALAVLLQENQLVRDDLYIIGVSCHGVIDQRKIGADVGEILEAGISDGKISVKGMEGDKEYLFAELKDATCQTCRYPNPVMEDVHIGETIQVSQDAPDFADVIALEEKSAGERQDYFKEQMSKCIRCYACRNACPLCYCQECFVDCNSPRWLTGGVNRAENLFFQAGRVMHLAGRCVDCGACTRACPQGVDIRALNRKMTKDVYVMYNHEAGISEDGKPALNEYTTNDPEQFLVKE from the coding sequence GTGAATAATGTCATTAGCGATATCCGGGAAAAGGCCCGTCAGTTGCTGGCTGAAGGCAAAGTCGATGTAGTTATCGGCTACGAAAAAGGATCCTTACCTCTTAAAGCGACCCCATGCTTTGTGCATTCTCCTGAAGGTGCCGATTTATTGATCTGGGATGAAACCTGTGAGAATAACTTAGCTGGGTACGTTGCTCAGACTCCTGGCAAAAAAGCCATTATCGCTAAAGGGTGTGACAGCCGCGCTCTGGCGGTCCTTTTACAAGAAAACCAACTGGTCAGAGATGACCTGTATATCATCGGGGTTTCCTGTCATGGCGTTATCGATCAACGGAAAATCGGAGCTGACGTCGGAGAAATCCTAGAGGCTGGTATCAGTGACGGAAAAATATCCGTTAAAGGGATGGAAGGAGATAAGGAGTATCTTTTTGCTGAACTTAAAGACGCTACCTGTCAGACCTGCCGTTATCCCAACCCGGTTATGGAAGATGTTCATATTGGGGAAACCATCCAAGTTTCTCAAGACGCCCCGGACTTTGCTGATGTTATCGCTTTAGAAGAAAAATCAGCGGGCGAACGCCAGGATTATTTCAAAGAGCAAATGAGCAAATGCATCCGCTGTTATGCTTGTCGCAATGCATGTCCATTATGCTATTGCCAGGAATGTTTCGTGGACTGCAACTCCCCAAGATGGCTGACAGGCGGAGTAAACCGCGCCGAAAATCTCTTCTTCCAAGCCGGACGTGTCATGCACTTAGCCGGCCGGTGTGTCGATTGCGGTGCCTGCACTCGTGCTTGTCCGCAAGGTGTCGATATCCGGGCCTTGAACCGCAAGATGACCAAAGATGTTTACGTTATGTATAATCACGAAGCCGGTATCAGTGAAGATGGCAAACCTGCTCTTAATGAGTATACAACCAATGATCCAGAACAGTTCTTGGTAAAGGAGTGA
- the addA gene encoding helicase-exonuclease AddAB subunit AddA, with translation MNKPKWTNEQSAAIRLRGELLVAAAAGSGKTAVLVERLIHQITDADHPVDVDRFLVVTFTKAAANEMRERIGKALDNALFQEHETKEIERLISQRTLLHRASITTLHSFCLELIRKYFYQLELDPAFRVADQAEADLLRQDVIEDLFEARYASEDPDFLKLVDAFGTDRDDQPLMDYVLRLYTFAYSQPRPHSWLSSLKEAYTWDSTESLIQSEWGQAVRQGLLDLVNETINLLEQAGQIAQRPGGPILYAETFQDDLNRVGLLSRALKEGDWAQVEAQFQSVVNYPKLPPMRSKSEESYKKKLQEESKKLREDAKKKLNSLKEAVFAYPLEEQLSALGEMGTMAQTLSELVQEFSQVYGAAKGRRNILDFTDLEHFALRLLEADGEPSLIAQGLKEYYAEVLVDEYQDINPVQERILHQVSRQGELPNLFMVGDVKQSIYRFRMADPNLFIAKYNLLPHWQPDHQSETKMVIDLNRNFRSRLEVVEGVNFLFRQIMTISAGEIAYDDLAALQYGASFVSGQNQIRTAEGPIEVHLIDPKRIKSELSSYSDEGMNEAAEDLSAGAEDTPSLEDLDKARIEARLVSARIQRMVRGGEFQIYDKEIRDFRPVQYSDIVILMRSYSAVAPIYVEEFQTADIPVYAETTSGYFGASEVETVLSLLKIIDNPHLDIPMAAVLRSPLVGLNGSELAKIRMILPEGDFYEALTLAIWAGCEGNSDPVQVCEFEEILGLYQETLPEKLKHAQQQLNALPMLKEKISVFWRNLQVWRTRSRRTSLAELLWSLYDETGYLAYVGTLPAGVQRQANLRVLYDRACHFEATRYRGLFRFLRFLDRFQGQGKDMGSARALGENEDVVRLITVHASKGLEFPVVFVVGLGRSFNTQSLKGKMLLHSKLGVGMPVIDVDNNVRYPSFIQYAVKQKLAQESLAEELRILYVALTRAKERLFLYGHIENLDNTLQKWQRTLEWEEVCLPEGQLRSAKCFLDWIGPALVRHPARLFGETDSEPAFTMPDNSSCWELHIHQRLTSESTASPNQNILEEKPEGSQSEEEAADAGQSKSGISCNDNTLEHWYSEVNRRLSWQYPHLKAVQQAAKTSVSELKRQNAWHANEEVSIMPMLRKQTDGVKRPKFLQTTQPLTAAERGTALHTVMQHLPFKELAAFWSTLSQMEQVDTMIKFVNDLEQREILTTEQKSVIHPTQIVHFLNTPLGQRLFSAHQLLREVPFTLTLPTEDLTNILVQGVIDVVLIYKDEFHQLKAEILDYKTDSVPTDSAIEAASILRERYALQLSLYALAIERLNKIDVTRCTLYSFTLGCEIDLSDEFRKSSWQSGSHTALRHH, from the coding sequence GTGAATAAACCAAAATGGACAAACGAACAGAGTGCCGCCATTCGTTTGCGCGGGGAACTCTTAGTAGCAGCTGCGGCCGGCTCCGGTAAAACAGCCGTCCTTGTTGAGCGTTTAATTCATCAGATCACAGATGCGGATCACCCGGTTGATGTGGATCGTTTTCTGGTTGTTACCTTTACCAAAGCGGCGGCTAACGAGATGAGGGAGCGGATCGGCAAAGCCTTGGACAATGCTTTGTTTCAGGAACATGAGACTAAAGAAATCGAGCGGCTTATCAGCCAACGGACCCTTCTTCACCGAGCAAGTATTACGACCTTGCATTCCTTTTGTTTGGAGTTGATTCGCAAGTATTTTTATCAGCTGGAACTTGATCCGGCGTTTCGAGTCGCGGATCAGGCTGAGGCAGACCTGCTGCGTCAAGATGTGATCGAAGATTTGTTTGAAGCCAGATATGCTTCGGAAGACCCGGACTTTCTGAAACTCGTTGACGCTTTTGGAACGGATCGCGATGATCAGCCTTTAATGGATTATGTTCTGCGGCTATATACCTTTGCTTATAGTCAGCCCCGGCCCCATAGCTGGTTAAGTTCACTGAAAGAAGCCTATACCTGGGACAGCACCGAATCCCTGATCCAAAGCGAATGGGGGCAGGCAGTTCGTCAAGGACTTCTCGATTTAGTGAATGAAACCATAAACTTACTTGAACAGGCCGGGCAAATTGCCCAACGTCCCGGGGGACCCATCCTCTACGCGGAAACCTTCCAGGATGATTTAAATCGCGTTGGGCTGCTTAGCCGTGCCTTAAAAGAAGGGGATTGGGCGCAAGTGGAAGCTCAATTTCAATCCGTTGTCAATTATCCCAAGCTTCCGCCCATGCGGTCGAAATCTGAGGAATCCTATAAGAAAAAGCTGCAGGAAGAAAGCAAAAAATTGAGGGAGGATGCCAAAAAGAAACTCAATTCCCTAAAAGAGGCAGTCTTTGCTTATCCCCTTGAAGAGCAGCTATCTGCCTTGGGTGAGATGGGAACCATGGCCCAAACCCTCAGTGAATTAGTTCAGGAATTTTCTCAAGTCTACGGGGCGGCCAAAGGACGTCGCAATATCTTAGACTTTACGGACCTGGAGCATTTCGCTCTTCGTTTGCTGGAAGCAGATGGGGAGCCTTCGTTGATTGCCCAAGGGCTAAAAGAGTATTATGCTGAAGTTTTAGTGGATGAATATCAGGACATCAACCCTGTTCAAGAACGTATCTTACATCAGGTATCCAGGCAAGGGGAACTCCCAAATCTCTTTATGGTAGGAGATGTAAAGCAAAGCATCTACCGTTTTCGCATGGCAGATCCCAATTTATTTATTGCAAAATATAATCTCCTGCCCCATTGGCAGCCTGACCATCAAAGTGAGACAAAAATGGTGATTGATCTGAACCGCAACTTTCGAAGTCGTTTGGAAGTGGTGGAAGGGGTGAATTTTCTCTTTCGCCAGATTATGACGATAAGCGCAGGGGAAATTGCCTATGATGATCTGGCGGCCTTGCAGTATGGTGCATCCTTTGTATCCGGGCAGAATCAAATCCGCACGGCAGAAGGCCCTATTGAAGTCCATCTTATTGATCCTAAACGTATAAAAAGCGAGTTGTCCTCATATTCTGATGAGGGAATGAACGAAGCAGCGGAAGATTTATCAGCTGGGGCAGAGGACACTCCGTCCTTAGAAGATCTTGATAAGGCACGAATTGAAGCCCGGCTTGTCAGTGCACGGATTCAGCGCATGGTTCGCGGCGGGGAATTTCAGATTTATGACAAAGAGATCAGAGATTTCCGCCCGGTTCAATATTCGGATATTGTCATCTTAATGCGTTCCTACTCAGCCGTGGCGCCCATTTACGTCGAAGAATTCCAAACCGCTGATATTCCTGTTTATGCTGAAACAACCAGCGGATACTTCGGAGCCAGTGAAGTGGAGACTGTTTTATCCCTGCTCAAGATCATCGACAACCCCCACCTGGATATCCCTATGGCGGCCGTTCTTCGCTCTCCCCTTGTAGGCTTGAACGGAAGTGAATTAGCTAAAATCCGGATGATCCTTCCCGAAGGAGACTTCTACGAAGCCTTAACTCTGGCAATATGGGCCGGATGTGAGGGGAATTCGGACCCGGTTCAAGTCTGTGAATTCGAAGAGATTTTAGGACTGTACCAGGAAACCCTGCCTGAAAAGCTGAAACACGCTCAGCAGCAATTAAACGCCCTGCCAATGCTGAAGGAGAAAATCTCAGTTTTTTGGAGGAATCTGCAAGTCTGGCGAACACGGTCACGCCGTACCTCCCTGGCAGAACTGCTTTGGTCTTTATATGACGAAACCGGCTACTTAGCTTATGTTGGTACTTTGCCGGCCGGTGTACAGCGCCAGGCCAACCTTCGCGTGCTCTATGACCGTGCTTGTCACTTTGAGGCCACCAGGTATCGGGGCTTGTTCCGTTTTCTTCGTTTTCTGGACCGCTTTCAGGGACAAGGCAAAGATATGGGAAGTGCACGGGCCTTAGGGGAAAATGAAGATGTGGTTCGCTTGATTACCGTCCATGCCAGCAAAGGCTTGGAATTTCCGGTCGTGTTTGTTGTCGGTCTTGGACGGTCATTTAATACTCAAAGCCTCAAGGGTAAGATGCTTCTGCACTCTAAATTAGGTGTAGGTATGCCGGTCATTGACGTGGATAACAATGTTCGCTACCCTTCCTTCATTCAATACGCGGTTAAGCAGAAACTGGCTCAAGAATCTCTGGCGGAAGAATTGCGGATTCTTTATGTTGCTCTGACCAGAGCAAAAGAACGGTTGTTTCTCTATGGTCATATCGAAAACCTGGACAATACCCTTCAAAAATGGCAGCGCACCTTAGAATGGGAAGAGGTCTGCTTACCGGAAGGGCAGCTCAGGAGTGCCAAGTGCTTTCTTGATTGGATTGGTCCTGCTTTAGTTCGCCATCCTGCCCGGCTTTTTGGTGAAACCGATTCAGAACCGGCCTTTACGATGCCGGATAATTCCTCATGTTGGGAACTCCATATTCATCAACGTTTAACATCGGAATCGACAGCAAGCCCCAACCAAAATATTCTTGAAGAGAAGCCTGAAGGATCTCAAAGTGAGGAAGAGGCAGCAGATGCCGGGCAAAGTAAGTCTGGAATCTCATGTAACGATAACACCCTTGAACACTGGTATTCCGAGGTCAACCGCCGCTTAAGCTGGCAGTATCCCCACCTTAAAGCGGTTCAACAGGCGGCAAAAACCAGCGTTAGTGAATTAAAACGTCAAAATGCCTGGCATGCAAACGAAGAGGTATCCATAATGCCTATGCTCCGTAAGCAGACAGATGGTGTAAAACGGCCAAAATTCCTTCAGACCACACAACCTCTGACTGCTGCCGAACGCGGAACCGCGCTGCATACAGTTATGCAGCACCTTCCCTTTAAGGAGTTAGCGGCGTTTTGGTCAACCCTGTCCCAGATGGAGCAAGTTGATACCATGATCAAGTTTGTCAATGACCTGGAACAAAGAGAAATTCTCACGACGGAACAGAAGAGTGTCATTCACCCCACACAGATTGTTCATTTTCTTAACACGCCCCTGGGTCAGCGGTTATTCAGCGCCCATCAGCTGCTTCGGGAAGTGCCATTTACCTTGACCCTGCCAACTGAGGACCTTACAAATATCCTGGTTCAAGGGGTGATTGATGTTGTTCTTATCTACAAAGATGAATTTCATCAACTAAAAGCAGAGATTCTTGATTACAAGACAGATTCGGTTCCGACGGACAGCGCAATTGAAGCAGCCTCAATCTTAAGAGAACGGTATGCTCTTCAACTCTCGCTATATGCCCTGGCCATTGAACGTTTGAATAAGATTGATGTTACGCGCTGCACTTTATATTCATTTACCTTGGGATGCGAAATTGATCTATCTGATGAGTTTCGTAAAAGTTCTTGGCAATCAGGCTCCCATACCGCTTTGCGGCACCACTGA
- a CDS encoding hydrogenase iron-sulfur subunit, translating into MGEIQVETETKNYEPKIAAFLCNWCSYAGADLAGVGRIQYPATIRTIRVPCSGRINPLYVLKAMANGADGVLVSGCHPGDCHYISGNYVARRKFALIKSLLNHVGLEEDRVNFSWVSAAEGIRFAEVVKGVTERVSALGPNNGIFKVDDGGAAGE; encoded by the coding sequence ATGGGAGAAATTCAGGTAGAAACTGAAACGAAAAACTATGAGCCAAAAATTGCAGCCTTCTTGTGTAACTGGTGCAGTTATGCAGGTGCAGACCTTGCAGGCGTTGGCAGAATTCAATATCCGGCTACAATCAGAACCATCAGAGTCCCATGTTCCGGAAGAATCAATCCTTTATATGTTCTGAAAGCAATGGCCAATGGGGCGGACGGGGTTTTAGTATCCGGATGCCACCCGGGGGATTGCCACTATATCAGCGGAAACTATGTGGCACGAAGAAAATTTGCCCTAATTAAATCATTGCTGAACCATGTAGGTTTAGAGGAAGACCGGGTCAATTTCTCTTGGGTATCAGCAGCGGAAGGTATTCGTTTTGCGGAAGTTGTAAAAGGAGTTACCGAGCGTGTTAGTGCCCTTGGTCCTAATAACGGGATATTTAAAGTAGATGACGGGGGTGCAGCGGGTGAATAA
- a CDS encoding 4Fe-4S dicluster domain-containing protein, protein MKISKEKFGQVFDALTAEYQIIAPVSDANGIAFKGVKSFSEVKQDYLNSKLPPKAFFFPQHEKLMSYKKEGKDVTVKSELKVEDTVLFGIRPCDAKGMQLLDMVFKNDQYTDPYYYERREKAVIIGVACTKIAPTCFCSSFGISPAGSEGSDILLIDLGDSYEVEVITEKGKALAARFESLSELSADEQALVAKLKSAETASKVDLSNTTSKLDKMFNSPFWDTLQEKCIGCNVCSFSCPTCHCFDISEEVRKNEGTRVRTWDACMAPLFTLHGSGHNPRDKKKARWRQRLMHKFNYYVHNNGAMACVGCGRCIKSCPVNMDIRQVIDGANKAELVVE, encoded by the coding sequence ATGAAGATAAGTAAAGAAAAATTCGGCCAGGTATTTGATGCTTTAACCGCTGAGTACCAAATCATTGCTCCTGTCAGTGATGCGAACGGTATTGCTTTCAAAGGAGTCAAAAGCTTCTCAGAAGTCAAGCAAGATTATCTAAATTCTAAACTTCCTCCCAAAGCCTTCTTTTTCCCTCAGCATGAAAAACTCATGTCTTACAAGAAAGAGGGTAAAGATGTAACCGTTAAGAGCGAACTTAAGGTAGAGGACACCGTTCTTTTTGGGATCAGACCCTGTGACGCTAAGGGGATGCAGCTCTTAGATATGGTCTTTAAAAATGATCAATATACCGACCCTTATTATTATGAGCGACGTGAAAAAGCTGTGATCATCGGGGTCGCCTGCACCAAAATAGCGCCTACTTGTTTCTGCTCCTCATTTGGTATTTCTCCTGCCGGCAGTGAAGGTTCCGATATCCTTCTCATCGACCTCGGAGATTCCTATGAAGTCGAAGTGATCACAGAAAAAGGGAAGGCCTTAGCCGCCCGTTTCGAATCCCTCTCAGAACTTTCCGCGGATGAGCAAGCCTTAGTTGCCAAACTGAAGAGTGCGGAAACCGCCAGTAAAGTTGATCTCTCAAACACCACCAGTAAGCTTGATAAAATGTTTAATAGTCCTTTCTGGGATACTCTCCAGGAAAAGTGCATTGGGTGTAATGTTTGTTCGTTCTCATGTCCTACCTGCCATTGCTTTGACATTTCTGAAGAAGTACGCAAGAATGAGGGCACCAGAGTACGAACCTGGGATGCTTGTATGGCTCCTCTCTTTACCCTTCATGGCTCCGGTCATAATCCCCGGGATAAGAAAAAAGCCCGCTGGCGTCAGCGTTTAATGCACAAGTTTAACTATTATGTCCATAACAATGGGGCTATGGCGTGCGTAGGCTGTGGTCGCTGCATAAAGAGTTGCCCGGTTAATATGGATATACGGCAAGTCATTGATGGGGCTAACAAAGCAGAATTGGTGGTGGAATGA
- a CDS encoding FAD/NAD(P)-binding protein yields MQQNPYIPITMKLIKNLVETEDRLINTFTFEFLNKQDEENFKYMPGQFAEISAYGHGEAPFGIATSPTEPGILKFSVAKVGCVSNALHLLEEGTMVGVRGPMGNYYPLEKFKGKNVVIIGGGFAFTTLRALAKYMLDDKHRGDYGDITVIYGARNPGLLLYKEELAEWENNPNINLVTTIDRPAEGWTKHVGFIPSITEQIAPSSVDTYAVVCGPPAMIKFTLPVLEKLKFTPESIYTSLEMRMKCGLGICGRCNIGTEYVCKDGPVFSMAQLKELPNEY; encoded by the coding sequence ATGCAACAGAATCCATATATCCCGATAACAATGAAGCTCATTAAAAATTTAGTGGAAACTGAAGATAGACTGATCAATACCTTCACCTTTGAGTTTCTCAACAAGCAAGATGAGGAAAACTTCAAATATATGCCCGGCCAGTTTGCGGAAATCAGCGCCTATGGTCATGGAGAAGCACCTTTTGGAATCGCAACCTCCCCGACCGAGCCTGGAATTCTAAAGTTTTCGGTTGCTAAAGTAGGATGTGTCTCTAATGCCCTGCACCTTTTAGAAGAAGGTACTATGGTAGGGGTTAGAGGACCAATGGGTAATTACTATCCGCTTGAAAAGTTTAAAGGGAAAAACGTTGTTATTATCGGCGGAGGTTTTGCGTTTACAACTCTGCGTGCCCTGGCAAAATATATGCTCGATGACAAACATCGCGGGGACTATGGTGACATTACGGTTATTTACGGTGCCAGAAACCCTGGCTTATTGCTCTATAAAGAAGAATTAGCCGAGTGGGAAAACAATCCCAACATTAATCTGGTAACAACTATTGACAGACCTGCGGAAGGCTGGACTAAACACGTAGGCTTCATTCCTAGCATCACGGAACAAATTGCTCCTTCTTCCGTAGATACCTATGCAGTCGTTTGCGGACCGCCAGCCATGATTAAATTTACCTTGCCGGTCTTAGAAAAGTTAAAGTTTACTCCGGAAAGTATTTATACCTCCTTAGAGATGCGCATGAAGTGCGGTCTGGGAATCTGCGGTCGTTGCAATATCGGTACGGAATATGTATGTAAGGATGGCCCGGTCTTCTCCATGGCTCAATTAAAAGAATTACCTAATGAATATTAA